In Pleuronectes platessa chromosome 5, fPlePla1.1, whole genome shotgun sequence, a single genomic region encodes these proteins:
- the clns1a gene encoding methylosome subunit pICln isoform X1 yields the protein MVLLKSLQPPTGGVRLQQADTAAVLDGQRLGCGTLYVTEARLSWFDGSGMGFSLEYPTIGLHAISRDVSTFPQEHLYVMVNGKLSSENEAEMAEKPAEEDEVEEENGGDSSSGDDGEEGPITEIRFVPGDKAALEPMFSAMCECQALHPDPEDEDSDNDFEGEEYDVEEAEHGHADIPTFFTCDEGLSSLTQEGQATLQRLEGMLAQSVSQQYHMAGVRTEESKAEFEDGMEVDAAALEPGQFEDADVEHW from the exons ATGGTTCTCCTGAAGAGCCTCCAGCCGCCCACCGGGGGCGTCCGGCTGCAACAGGCCGACACCGCGGCGGTTCTGGACGGGCAGCGGCTCGGCTGCGGGACGCTCTACGTCACTGAAGC gcGTCTGTCGTGGTTCGACGGCTCGGGGATGGGTTTCTCTCTGGAGTATCCCACCATCGGCCTGCACGCCATCTCCAGAGACGTCAGCACTTTCCCTCAGGAACATCTCTACGTCATGGTCAATGGCAAACTCAGCA GTGAGAATGAGGCTGAAATGGCAGAGAAACCAGCTGAGGAAGATGAAGTGGAAGAAGAAAATGGCGGCGACAGCAGCAGTGGTGATGACGGCGAAGAAGGACCAATCACAGAGATCCGATTTGTTCCCGGCGACAAGGCGGCAT TGGAGCCCATGTTCTCTGCGATGTGCGAGTGCCAGGCGCTGCACCCCGACCCCGAAGACGAGGACTCCGACAACGACTTCGAAGGAGAAGAGTACGACGTGGAGGAAGCTG AGCACGGCCACGCCGACATCCCGACCTTCTTCACCTGTGACGAGGGTCTGTCCTCGCTCACGCAGGAGGGCCAGGCCACGCTGCAGCGGCTGGAGGGAATGTTGGCCCAGAGCGTTTCTCAGCAGTACCACATGGCCGGAGTCCGGACTGAGGAGAGCAAAGCTGAATTTGAAG aTGGTATGGAGGTGGATGCAGCAGCGCTGGAGCCCGGTCAGTTTGAGGACGCAGACGTTGAGCACTGGTGA
- the clns1a gene encoding methylosome subunit pICln isoform X2 — MVLLKSLQPPTGGVRLQQADTAAVLDGQRLGCGTLYVTEARLSWFDGSGMGFSLEYPTIGLHAISRDVSTFPQEHLYVMVNGKLSSENEAEMAEKPAEEDEVEEENGGDSSSGDDGEEGPITEIRFVPGDKAALEPMFSAMCECQALHPDPEDEDSDNDFEGEEYDVEEAEHGHADIPTFFTCDEGLSSLTQEGQATLQRLEGMLAQSVSQQYHMAGVRTEESKAEFEDGMEVDAAALEPGQFEDADVEH, encoded by the exons ATGGTTCTCCTGAAGAGCCTCCAGCCGCCCACCGGGGGCGTCCGGCTGCAACAGGCCGACACCGCGGCGGTTCTGGACGGGCAGCGGCTCGGCTGCGGGACGCTCTACGTCACTGAAGC gcGTCTGTCGTGGTTCGACGGCTCGGGGATGGGTTTCTCTCTGGAGTATCCCACCATCGGCCTGCACGCCATCTCCAGAGACGTCAGCACTTTCCCTCAGGAACATCTCTACGTCATGGTCAATGGCAAACTCAGCA GTGAGAATGAGGCTGAAATGGCAGAGAAACCAGCTGAGGAAGATGAAGTGGAAGAAGAAAATGGCGGCGACAGCAGCAGTGGTGATGACGGCGAAGAAGGACCAATCACAGAGATCCGATTTGTTCCCGGCGACAAGGCGGCAT TGGAGCCCATGTTCTCTGCGATGTGCGAGTGCCAGGCGCTGCACCCCGACCCCGAAGACGAGGACTCCGACAACGACTTCGAAGGAGAAGAGTACGACGTGGAGGAAGCTG AGCACGGCCACGCCGACATCCCGACCTTCTTCACCTGTGACGAGGGTCTGTCCTCGCTCACGCAGGAGGGCCAGGCCACGCTGCAGCGGCTGGAGGGAATGTTGGCCCAGAGCGTTTCTCAGCAGTACCACATGGCCGGAGTCCGGACTGAGGAGAGCAAAGCTGAATTTGAAG aTGGTATGGAGGTGGATGCAGCAGCGCTGGAGCCCGGTCAGTTTGAGGACGCAGACGTTGAGCACTG A
- the aqp11 gene encoding LOW QUALITY PROTEIN: aquaporin-11 (The sequence of the model RefSeq protein was modified relative to this genomic sequence to represent the inferred CDS: inserted 2 bases in 1 codon; substituted 1 base at 1 genomic stop codon) has protein sequence MPHPPGKIRRARAELKXFIRRRQXPRGGERDQRPGRRLQKLRSSPESVPAREHRSPGEMSADVAVTLLVLAGIVGLSEATRRLITRSLARTALCVYAVELVSTFQLCCCTHELRLLAEVGGIEPRVALSLTYLAAVVHGLTFSGAIGNPTGTLEHAYRARIPGGSALRRIACQFAAAAGARAAVPVMRGLGLSRLHVQHKLLGYRCVSPVHAPLHQAAAVELACAFAVQTALTHTRSVDEKYRVHAIAAVIASVVYAGGSSTGAVFNPALAFSTQFPCSGHSFLEYCVVYWLGPLLGMMSSVLLSDQLGPLLSRNPTSVPRPVETKKRT, from the exons ATGCCGCATCCTCCCGGAAAGATCCGCAGAGCACGAGCAGAGCTGAA CTTCATCCGCCGGAGGCAGTGACctagagggggagagagagaccagaggccGGGGAGGAGGCTCCAGAAGCTCCGCTCATCACCGGAGTCTGTCCCCGCCAGAGAGCACCGTTCTCCCGGGGAAATGAGTGCAGACGTTGCGGTGACTCTGCTCGTGCTCGCGGGGATCGTCGGGCTCAGCGAAGCGACCCGCAGGTTGATCACCAGGAGCCTCGCGCGCACGGCGCTGTGCGTGTACGCGGTGGAGCTCGTGTCCACCTTCCAGCTGTGCTGCTGCACGCACGAGCTGAGACTGCTGGCCGAAGTGGGCGGGATCGAACCACGCGTCGCGCTCAGTCTGACCTACCTGGCCGCGGTGGTGCACGGACTCACCTTCAGCGGCGCCATCGGTAACCCCACCGGGACTCTCGAGCACGCGTACCGCGCGAGGATCCCGGGCGGCAGCGCCCTGCGGAGGATCGCGTGCCAGTTCGCCGCGGCCGCCGGTGCACGAGCCGCGGTCCCGGTGATGAGGGGACTCGGGCTGTCGAGGCTGCACGTGCAGCACAAGCTGCTCGGTTACCGGTGCGTGAGCCCGGTTCACGCGCCTCTGCACCAGGCCGCCGCCGTGGAGCTCGCGTGCGCCTTTGCGGTGCAGACTGCCCTCACGCACACGCGATCGGTGGATGAGAAATACCGCGTGCACGCGATAGCTGCGGTCATCGCATCAGTGGTTTATGCAG gcGGCAGCTCGACAGGAGCTGTGTTCAATCCGGCCTTGGCCTTCTCCACTCAGTTCCCCTGCAGCGGACACTCCTTCCTGGAGTACTGTGTGGTCTACTGGCTGGGCCCCCTGCTGG GTATGATGAGCTCGGTGCTGCTGTCTGATCAACTCGGTCCTCTGCTGTCAAGGAACCCGACGTCTGTCCCTCGTCCCGTGGAGACAAAGAAGAGGACATGA